CATGAGATTTATTAATAGGAagcagtgcactggggtcgagactcgtatctcacgcaggggcagaggagtttgaccaccagtagctaagagaaggggaatttaaaggaagaaaccacaacccaaagggATAGGaagggcgtcattggaaaatgtcaagaataccagtgaaaaatcaaaAGGCGGAACTTCCTGTTtgtcaagattgttctttaagattttaatataactttatggtcagttatTTCCTGGGAGAGATTTGCCAAACCAGCTGGTGTAATCATCAGTTCCATGGTCATTCAAAttcctggaacagagtcactgaactggctaacctacatttttggctctactcTGTTTGCTGGGGGGTCTGAATTTTTCCTGGTTCTTCAATAGAGCATCAAACCACCAACAATTATATCTCCTCAGCTAGTCCTACAAGCTCCTTGTTCTCTGCCAGATGTTGAATAACTTGATCTTATATAAACAACTACACTGTTGTGAATAAATGACTGAATGGGTCCTGTCATGTCCACAAGACATCAttttgtccatgtgtaccctaAAGTCCAACTCCAATACCTTTTACCTTTTCGTAATATTCCCTGAGACTTAGAAGGGCTGGGTATAATGTAGAGGTACCATTTATTGTGAACAATTTTTCGATGCAAATGTTTCTATCTATTCATGTAGTAGCTATATAttttactaaaaattaaaaatggattgttttttacaaaaaaaaCACAACTGATATGAATAAGTTTGGCTATCTGTACattttttctagatttttatgAAATCCTTGATGGTATGTTGAAGTAACAATGTTCTTATGATAACATTTAGTAATGCCTTATTTGAGGGCATAAAGAGTgctgcattttattttatattattttgtttttgctataTTTTATTTGAAGGTAGTAAACAACTTAGAGTGATATGTTGGAAACATATTAGTGTTGGGTGAAGTCTTGGAGAAACACTTCCTAGGACATTGGATCTTAATTGAAACCATTAAACTTGAGGGACGCCTAGAATCCTGCCAAGTATGATTTGGCAAGATGTGGTGGTGGTACTTCCAGAGTACACAGGTCATGGAGACTTTGGCTTTTACAACTGTTAATTAAGCCGTCGACAGCCTCAGGCTTCAGCGAATAGACTGTTTAGAGCATGTAAGCCTTCTAGGATATGGTCCTTGTTCCATAGAAGTTGGCGACCTGGGAATTATCTCTAACATAAATTTCGTGCTTTGCCACTTATCTGGCCTCTTTGCTACCTGTTAGCCATAAACACTTACCTCAACTTTTCAATTCTtctgaacaggaaaaaaaaatctaaaatggcGGGCAAAATAATTCATCCTCTCTGATATTGTTATTACCATTTACATTGTCACATTAACAGAAAGTTGTATTAATACCACACTCTaaacttgaaagaaaaaatatttcttccattttgaaatattttcagcCAGGTAAAGTTTAAACACAAAGCTATGGATCATAGAGTCCCAGACTCCTCAGCTACTACACTGACAATGACTAACCAATTGTTTAACATGTGTAGAATTATCAATGTTTTCACAAAAGCTCAAGCAGTATTTCAATTGTTAGGAGAAACATCAGTTTAgattgaaaattaaatattttaatgacagATACAAATGTgtgctctttttcttctttggaaatTAACACACATTTCAACTCATTTTTACCCCaaatatattttgtgtgttttttttaacttatgaCTTGGACTTCCCAAATATGTAATAAGTctgaaaatacatacatacatatatatatataataaatatatgtacatatatatatgtgtgtgtgtgtatttatacatgtatgtgtgtgcttgtataaaAAATACACTACTTCTAGGTAATGATGTCTTACAACTCCAATGATACTACTAAAATGTTAGATTTTCTTGCACTGTATGTTTCTTATGATCGCAGTTTGTGAAAGTGATACTGATAACTCATATTATGCTCCATCTGTGAGAAATTTTTAAACTCTAAAACTCTATTGAATGTTgaatactaagaaaaaaaatcaaacccctGAACAATTGTAAAATTGCCAACTATATTTTTGTTCATCAAAATGTTGCTCAAGCTTTCAGAactcataagaaaaaaaatttggcatgtgtgtgtgtgtgtgtgtgtgtgtgtgtgtatgtatctatgagAAAGTAGTTAATGCAAATCTCCCTACTAATCAAAAAAGATTAGTAGGGAGAAAGAATGTTTGTCTTTGGTGTAACCATTGTTGCGACATGTATATGACAGCTATTTTTCCCAGGTTTAGAGAACATGTTGGAGGAGAAGTAAAACTAACTATAGCTGGACATGGGAGAAGAGAGGagcaaaaatattttctggatagGAGAGGAACTCATTAACTGAGAGCAATAGTGGATGCCTACATTCAGTATTtcagcagaaagaaaagagatgtcTATGCACTCCCAGAATATGGTAAGAAGATATTGAACTTTATGATTGAGTGAGGAAAATGATCTTTTTCTGTTGTCAATCAACCATGATCCAGGCAATGGCTACATAACCATGAATATTCCAGGTCAAACAAATGGACTTGATGTTCTATGAAAAGTAGAGCAGATGGAAGTGAAGAGCAGAGGAAGGAATGGATGTGAAGTCaagaaaaatgtattatatacacATGAGGAATTCGAAAAATTGTGAAGTAAATGtcaaaaataggaaaagaaatcatgaactatctttttttgggggggtgcaaCTAActtttgtgaatattttaaaaatgggagaAATGGGAAGGAAGAATTGCTTGTGAATCTCACAGAGGGTTTTTAATAAGTAATGATGAAAGGAAGTCAGAGGGAAAAACTGAGGGACTACGTGACAGAACTTATATTTAATAGATACAGAGGCTTGTGACTATGGCTGTCAAAAATGTCCTTTAAAACCTACATCAATTGGAATTATTTGACCATCATAAAGAATAAGTAATAAGAGTTTGTATCGTTGTAGTGACAAACCTGACCAAATGGTTTGCTCATGTGACAATTACTTTGTAGAAGGAATGTGGAAGGTTTTCCagatttattctttaaaatccCTAGCATGCTCCAACTAAACATAAACAAATGTGCTATGTTGAATGTGGAAGAGAGGAACTATGGCATAAATATGAACACTAAACATTCCATTTAAAAAGATGATACCATAGATTGGCATTTTTATAATGACAAAGAATGTTGTGTCAGCAAAACTTCACACCATGCCCAGAAACTGACATTTCAAGGATTAAAACATAGTTattgaaaaatccaccaagtccAGATAATATATAGCAGGTTGGATTACATGAACAAATGATCTGAGAAGGCTCTCTGCATAGTCGTAACTGGAAACAAAGAGGTTCTATGGAAACCTCATGATTGGAGATATTAGCAATACAGAATATCTAGTGAAGAACAATGAAAGTGCTGAATCTATCTAGCTCAAGGGAGGATACATAAACTTCTGGGAGATGCAACTGACTTTTCAAAGGAATATAGGTGAAGCATTTGATTTACTTTGGCTGAGCTTCAGTATTAACTTGGTCTGTATTTTTCTTGGTATGTGGTTGCTTTAGAATTTAGAAATTTATTCTGTAACTTCTTTATATTTGAAATAGGTAACGACTCATATTTTACATATGATTACAGCTAAGAGAACAGAATTTTGAAAAACGTTGGGACTGTTAACAATAAAGAACTTTTAGAGAATATTTCATAAGCCTGTTCATTATGAGACAGTCGTGGGCCCATGTGGAAAATGGCATGAATGTTCTGCTAAGATGTCTGGCAGGTCTCACGGGTTTGAAAATCGGTGGCCAGCAAAAGTATCTATTTGCACAGCTAAAGGTCTTTTCCCATAAATGTATGGCATGTAGCTTGGGTGACACTGCATTACACTGAGGTTATAACCCATCCCTAATTAGAAATCTGTTTGTTTCCTGGCTATTGTTATTCAGGCGGCTAGCACAGCAGGACCTTACTGCCACAACAAAACAgtctattctctctctgtctctctctctctgtctctctctctgtctctctctctctctctgtctctgtctctgtctctctctctctgtcacacacacacacaaacacacacacacatacactgtgtgtgttttgttatttatgaataaaataagtaaatctcttCTTAAAGTACTTTTTGTGGTTATTACAACCTCAATTGGGGAAAAGAGGGAAAATTATGGATACCTTGTTCAGAAGCAAATTTTATTTGAAGACTCTCAGAAACACGGCTCAGCATTCAGCTGTTTAAATCTGTGATTTAATATTTCCAGCTAGGAAACTTTTCCTTCATACATGATCCTTATGAGATTTGATCCCAAGTCTTGTTTTCAGTTGTATTTTCAGAATAATGATGAATCATTTAAGTGTCCCTATAATTAACATGTTTCATACGCACTGGACATAATTTAAACATTCTTCTATTACCCATTCAATAAAGATTAGTATgaatgaagtgaaaaaaacctcagagtataattgtatataatttatatgtatactatatatatgcataattttatttctatatatatctTTTTAGGATAATTAAGTGACATTCATAGAATTCTAGAATTCATCTGCAGATTTAAAAAACTTAACaataaattaaagaataaatttaattttcataatggaaGTATTGTGAACTggtatcatttattttctttttttattgaaaaagatTCTTCTTTCATAGAACATATCCTGACCACACTCCCATTCCATTCTACCCACCTCTTCACCATTATCTCATCCCCCAGATTCACTCACAtctgttttctcttcagaaaagagcaggccttcaaTAGACAACAaccaaataggacaaaacaaggtACAATAAGACAAGGAAAAACCCCTCCAACAAACCAATATGGGAAAAAGAATCCCAAGACCAGGCAAAGGAGTTAGAGCTATACTTCTTCCATTGTTAGGAGTTGCACAAAGACACCAGACAAAGAAGTCATAACACATGTACAGATGATATTCTAGAAAGCAGTCTAGTGAAGAAAGTGAAATATGTCATACATACAATGCAATTATTTTAAACACATTTTGCTTCTTATTCTTTGGAGTGCATCTTTCACATCTTTATTCCTCAAACTATAAATCAGAGGATTCAGCATGGGGATTACAAGTGTATAAAAAAGGGAAGTCACTTTATCTTGATCTAGGGAATAGGAAGAACTTGGCCGGAAATACATGAAGAGCATAGTTCCTTGAAAAATTGCAACTGCAGTCAAGTGTGATGTACAGGTAGAAAAAGCCTTTATCCTCCCAGCAGCAGAGCTGATCTTCAAGACTGATGAGATGATGTAACAATATGAAATAAGCACTCCAGAGATGGTGCTCAGTTCAATGAAACCAAACACGGTGAATATGACTAACACATTGACCTGTGTATCTGAACAAGACAGTACTAACACTGGAGGAATATCACAGAAGAAATGATTAATCTCATTAGACCCACAGAAGCATAAGTGGAATGTCAATGTTGTATGTATCAAAGCATCTGCTAATGCCACAGAATAAACACCAATCAATAATTGGAAGCACACTTTCCTGGACATATCTACTACATACATTAGGGGGTTACTAATGGCCTTATATCGATCAAATGCCATCACTGCCAGAAGCACACACTCGGCATCTATGAATATACAGAAAGTGAAGAACTGCATAGCACAGCCAAGAAAAGGAATAGACCTCCTGTTCTTGGACAGGAGGTCTACAAGCATCTTGGGACCAACTGCAGTGGAATAGCAAAgatcagagaaagaaagatggctgAGAAAAAAGTACATTGGTGTGTGGAGCTGGGTATCCATTCTGATTAAAATGATCATTCCAACATTTGTCAGCAGATTCGTGAGATAAACAACTAGAAACATAatgaataaaaatacttttaccTCGGGGTTATTTGTAATTCCCAAAAGGAGAAATTCTGTCAATGAGGAGCAATTCCCGTTATCCatgagttttttggttttgttctaaaAATTTACAAAAGTCACAATACAATAATAATTTAGTGTTCATTTTTACTTGTCAAGTACAGAACAGTATTTAATATAACTA
This Rattus norvegicus strain BN/NHsdMcwi chromosome 3, GRCr8, whole genome shotgun sequence DNA region includes the following protein-coding sequences:
- the Or5w15 gene encoding olfactory receptor Olr584, with product MDNGNCSSLTEFLLLGITNNPEVKVFLFIMFLVVYLTNLLTNVGMIILIRMDTQLHTPMYFFLSHLSFSDLCYSTAVGPKMLVDLLSKNRRSIPFLGCAMQFFTFCIFIDAECVLLAVMAFDRYKAISNPLMYVVDMSRKVCFQLLIGVYSVALADALIHTTLTFHLCFCGSNEINHFFCDIPPVLVLSCSDTQVNVLVIFTVFGFIELSTISGVLISYCYIISSVLKISSAAGRIKAFSTCTSHLTAVAIFQGTMLFMYFRPSSSYSLDQDKVTSLFYTLVIPMLNPLIYSLRNKDVKDALQRIRSKMCLK